A segment of the Fibrobacter succinogenes subsp. succinogenes S85 genome:
CTTGCGGAGCGGGAGGAGAGCACCGCGTTCCGGCTGGAGGTTCGGCGGAAGGTGTTCCCACTTCGGGCCACCGACAGAACCGAAAAGAATACAGTCAGAAGCTTCACCGAGCTTGAGGGTGCTTTCCGGAAGCGGAGAACCGCTTTCGTCGTATGCGGCACCACCGACATTTGCCCATTCGGCGTTCACGTCGAAACCGAACTTCTTGGAAACAACGTCCAACACGCGGACAGCTTCTTTCATGACTTCCGGACCGATACCGTCGCCCGGAAGCACTGCAATCTTGTAATTCTTGCTCATTGTTAATCCTTGTTTAAATTTGAACGCCGTAAATGTAGCTATTTAGACTAGAGAGTAGAGACGAGAGACGAGAGATTTGTTGAAATTTTAGCAGTTGCTGATTGAATCTCGCTTAGTCTTTACAGCTCAAGTTCCGTCTGTTCGCTGAACAGAGACTTAGGAAGCGGCTTGTGGAGCATCCTGTACGCATTCAGCGTGGCGATGCGGCCGCGCGGTGTGCGTGAAATAAGCCCCTTCTGGAGCAGGTACGGCTCGTAGACTTCTTCAAGCGTATCCGGTTCTTCGCCCATGGCGGCGCTGATGGTGCCAAGTCCCACAGGTCCGCCATTGAACTTGTCTATCATCATGGCGAGAATCTTGCGGTCGGTCGGGTCGAGACCCTCGCTGTCGATGCCGAGCATTTCGAGCGTCTTGAGCGCTGCTCGTTCGTCGATGACTCCCGTTCCGCGCACCTGTGCCACGTCTCGGCATCGCCTGAGCACGCGGTTCGCCACTCGTGGCGTCCCGCGGCACCGCCCGCCAAGAATCTTGGCCGCTTCTTCCGAGAGTTCTACACCTAAAATGCGTGCGCTACGCATTAAAATCTTGACAATATCTTTTTCGTTGTACAGTTCCAGGCGGTACTGCAGCCCGAAACGGTCACGGAGCGGCCCGGTCAAAAGCCCGCTGCGGGTGGTGGCGCCTACGAGCGTAAAATGCTTGAGGGGGAGGTTCACGCTTCTTGCTGCTGGTCCGGAATCCAGCATGATGTCGAGGCGAAAATCTTCCATAGCGGGGTAGAGGTACTCTTCGACCACGCGGTTCAATCGGTGGATCTCGTCGATAAACAAGATGTCGTTCTCTTGTAGGCTTGTGAGGAGTCCTGCAAGGTCGCTTGCTTTTTCGAGCACGGGGCCGCTTGTGATATGGATGTTGACGCCCATCTCCTTGGCGATAATGCTCGAAAGCGTTGTCTTGCCGAGTCCCGGAGGGCCTGCAAACAAGCAATGGTCAAGCGCATCGCCGCGCTGTTTGGCCGCTTCAATGGCGATAGAAAGGCTTTCCTTGATGTCGTCTTGGCCTGTAAATTCGCTCAAACTAGGCGGTCGCAAGTTGCGGTCGGTATCGCCCTCGTCAAAAGAACACTTCTGCGGTGAAATTATACGCTGATCTTCCATATTATACCTGCGTTGTCACCCGGCCTTCGTGCCGGGGTCGCCTTTTACAAATACTTGAGCGCCTCCGGTATGAGTGCGGCAGCATCCGCCCCGTCCCCAAGAACCTCAACCGCCTTCACGACAGCCTTTTCTGCCGCCGGATCCTTCACCCCGAGCGTATGCAGTGCCAATACCGCCTCGAGCTTTGCTCCCGTCAGCGCTCCGACACTCGTAATCCCGCTACCCTCAACATCGCCGAGCGCCTGCAGCATGTTCGAGGCCTTTTCCTTGAGCGTTAATGTCATCTGTTCGCAGGTCTTTTTGCCAAGTCCCTTGATTTTCCCGAGTGCGGACTTGTTGTCGCTTGCAATCATGTTCAAAAGGTCTGCCGGTGTGCTTCCGCTCAGAATCCGCTGTGCGAGCTTCGGCCCGACTCCGTTGACCTCCAAAAGCATCAGGAACAGGTTCTTTTCGGTCGTATCCGCAAATCCAAAAAGCGTCATGGAATCTTCGCGCACCACGAGGTTCGTGTGCAAAATGACTTCGGCGCCCTCTTCGGGCAGCTTGCCTGCCGTAAAAGCCGAAATATTGACGCCGTAACCGACTCCCGCGCACTC
Coding sequences within it:
- the ruvB gene encoding Holliday junction branch migration DNA helicase RuvB, whose amino-acid sequence is MEDQRIISPQKCSFDEGDTDRNLRPPSLSEFTGQDDIKESLSIAIEAAKQRGDALDHCLFAGPPGLGKTTLSSIIAKEMGVNIHITSGPVLEKASDLAGLLTSLQENDILFIDEIHRLNRVVEEYLYPAMEDFRLDIMLDSGPAARSVNLPLKHFTLVGATTRSGLLTGPLRDRFGLQYRLELYNEKDIVKILMRSARILGVELSEEAAKILGGRCRGTPRVANRVLRRCRDVAQVRGTGVIDERAALKTLEMLGIDSEGLDPTDRKILAMMIDKFNGGPVGLGTISAAMGEEPDTLEEVYEPYLLQKGLISRTPRGRIATLNAYRMLHKPLPKSLFSEQTELEL
- the ruvA gene encoding Holliday junction branch migration protein RuvA, whose protein sequence is MIERIRGVLVQKSPTFVVVECAGVGYGVNISAFTAGKLPEEGAEVILHTNLVVREDSMTLFGFADTTEKNLFLMLLEVNGVGPKLAQRILSGSTPADLLNMIASDNKSALGKIKGLGKKTCEQMTLTLKEKASNMLQALGDVEGSGITSVGALTGAKLEAVLALHTLGVKDPAAEKAVVKAVEVLGDGADAAALIPEALKYL